The Candidatus Saccharimonadia bacterium genomic interval CACCATGTTCCAATTCTATGTCGCAGACGGCAAACTCAGCTGCCAACTCTACCAGCGCAGCGCCGACACCTTCCTCGGCGTACCGTTCAATATCGCGTCGTACGCGCTGCTAACCATGATGATGGCGCAGGTCACCGGACTCAAACCCGGCGAGTTCGTCCACACCTTCGGCGACGCCCACCTCTACCTCAATCACCTCGAGCAAGTCGACGAGCAACTTTCTCGCACCCCCAAGCCATTACCCACCATGTGGATCAACCCCGAAGTTACCTCGATCTTCGACTTCACCATCGACGACTTCCGCCTCGAAAACTACGATCCTTACCCGGCCATCAAGGCCCCCATCGCGGTTTAGCCCGTGAAGATCTCGTTAATCGTAGCCGCGGCCGAGAATGATGTCATCGGGCAAGCCGGGATGATGCCCGCCTGGAATCTGGGCACCGACATGGCGCGCTTTCGCGATATCACCAAAGGCCACCCCATCATCATGGGCCGCAAAACCTACGACAGCATCGGCCGGCGACCGCTTCCTGGCCGACTCAACATCGTGATCTCGCGCCACCCCGACTTCACCGCCCCTGATTGCAAGATCGTAACTACGCTTGAGGCCGCTCTCAAAACCGCCCGCGCTACCGGTACCGACGAAGCTTTCGTGATCGGCGGCGGCGCCATCTACGCCGAAGCCCTCCCGCTAGCCGATCAAATCTACCTTACCCGCGTCCACGCCGCGCCCCCCGGCGACACCTATTTCCGTTTCCCCGCCGCCGGCTGGCGCGAAATTAGCCACGAAGACCACCCAGCCGACGACCAAAACGATTACCCCTACAGCTTCATTACGCTTGAGCGTGTTGTCTGATACACTAAGCGCAAAAGGAGCTCCATGAACAAACTCACCGAACTCACCACTGCCGAATACACCAAGCAGCGCGACACCCTCAATCTCATCGCGTCCGAAAACTACCCGTCGCAAAAGGTTCTCGACCTCCTCGGCAGCGTCTGGAGCAACAAATACGCCGAAGGCACCCCCGGCAAACGCTACTACGCCGGCAACGTCTACGCCGACGAAATGGAAACCTTCGTACAGCAAAAAGCCCTAGAGGTTTTCGACACCACCGGCGAGTATAGCGTAAACGCTCAGGTGCTTTCGGGTTCCCCAGCCAACACCATGGTGTATATGGCAATGCTCGAAGCCGGCGACACCATCATGAGCCTCAACCTCGCCAACGGCGGCCACCTGTCGCACCTGCACGCCACCTCGAACTTCCTCAAATTCTTCAAGCACGTCAACTACGACGTCACCGAAACCACCCCCGGCACCTACGACATTGACGAAGCCGACTATCAGGTCAAATTAGCCGAACACAAGCCAAAACTCGTCATCCTTGGCTTCTCGGCCTACCCGCGCAAATACGAGTTTGCCAAGCTCACCACCTGGGCCCACGCGGCCGGCGCCCTGGTGCTCGCCGACATCGCCCACATCAACGGCCTCGTCGCCGCCGGCCTCCACGACACGCCCTTCCGCGCCGGCGACGAGGGCGCCGATTTTGTCTCGATGACCACGCACAAAACCTTCCGCGGCCCTCGCAGCGCCATGCTGTTTGCCAAAACCGACCATATTGCCGCCATCAACAAAACCATCTTCCCCGGCACCTCCGGCGGCCCGCACCTGCATGCCATCGCCGCCGTCGGTCAGGCGCTGCTCGAAATTCTGGGCGAAGACCAGCACCCCGACGGCCGCAGCTTCAAAGACTACTCGCAGGCCGTACTCGACACCTGCAAAGCCCTCGAAAACGGCGCCAAAGAGGGGGGCCTCACCGTGGTCAGCCCCACTCAAAACCACCTCTGCCTCGTGAAGCTACCCGACGACGTCGACAGCCTCGAGTTCCAGCGCCTGCTCGAGCGCGTCGGCATCATCACCAACCGCAACATGCTGCCCTTCGACACCAAATCCGCCTGGCGCCCCAGCGGCATGCGCTTCGGCACCGCCGCCCTCGCCAGCCGCGGCCTCACCGTGGAGCAAGCCGGCGACCTCGGCCGCCTCATCGCCAGCCTCGCCCTCGGCAAAACCACCGAGGATGCCGCCCACGAGCAAACCGTAAGCCTCGCCAAGCAACTCGCCTGGTGGTACAACGAACCTACACGCTCATCCAAAGTTTGACGCTGCAAAAAGCGTAAGCTACCATTACACGGTTCGCGACAAACGCGAACAACCCCAGCCCGAAGGGAAAATCGTGAAACGTCTGTCCAGGGCCCGCGCCGGCCGACTTCTTGTCTGCGCCACGGCAACAGTCCTACTGGCCGGTTGCATCCATGGCGAGTCGACCTCGACTCCAGCCGTACCCGATGTACCAACCCTGAACCTCGCCGTTGCCAGTAGCCGCACAAGCGCCACGGTCGGCTTTTCGACCGGCGCCAATCGTGGCCGCACGCTCGACGGCGAGTTCGCCCAGCAAGCCGCCGGCGGCGTCCATCTCGCCCGCACCGACATCCAGATGTCCGACGTCTGGCGGTCGCGCACCACCAACTGGACCGCCCCATCAGCATGGAGCGCCCCAGATCAGGTGGTTACCGCCGCCGCCCGACACGGGCAATGGC includes:
- a CDS encoding dihydrofolate reductase; the encoded protein is MKISLIVAAAENDVIGQAGMMPAWNLGTDMARFRDITKGHPIIMGRKTYDSIGRRPLPGRLNIVISRHPDFTAPDCKIVTTLEAALKTARATGTDEAFVIGGGAIYAEALPLADQIYLTRVHAAPPGDTYFRFPAAGWREISHEDHPADDQNDYPYSFITLERVV
- a CDS encoding serine hydroxymethyltransferase produces the protein MNKLTELTTAEYTKQRDTLNLIASENYPSQKVLDLLGSVWSNKYAEGTPGKRYYAGNVYADEMETFVQQKALEVFDTTGEYSVNAQVLSGSPANTMVYMAMLEAGDTIMSLNLANGGHLSHLHATSNFLKFFKHVNYDVTETTPGTYDIDEADYQVKLAEHKPKLVILGFSAYPRKYEFAKLTTWAHAAGALVLADIAHINGLVAAGLHDTPFRAGDEGADFVSMTTHKTFRGPRSAMLFAKTDHIAAINKTIFPGTSGGPHLHAIAAVGQALLEILGEDQHPDGRSFKDYSQAVLDTCKALENGAKEGGLTVVSPTQNHLCLVKLPDDVDSLEFQRLLERVGIITNRNMLPFDTKSAWRPSGMRFGTAALASRGLTVEQAGDLGRLIASLALGKTTEDAAHEQTVSLAKQLAWWYNEPTRSSKV